A stretch of the Synergistes jonesii genome encodes the following:
- a CDS encoding efflux RND transporter periplasmic adaptor subunit, whose amino-acid sequence MERAINMSVVKLPSKNTAAAILVVIVLTAGIGVYSRRETLFAEKEKGESAPAGVIVKTEKIAADKTISDKIVQNMSIEAEKRVKLLPRVTGRLLSLSVKTGDSVRRGQQLGVLEHEQQDALILSTAAQAASARADSEKARAQMQNAKTNVERYRRLEKEGFSTQQQLDAMETEYASAAAAYSAARAKERQYAAESARVASAKDDYIIRAPMDGVVLDDYSLTAGAMISPSSPVLDIADLRRLKATLKVPEAKIFSVKPGMPVQLRFDALPGETFEGSVSRIDQYVDPETRTSSVEISLDNERQAGGRLRPGMFGDAAIIEREYRNAVTVPEGALHSGDGGSYLFVVKEGRAEMREVVAGVREGARVQITKGLAPGEEVVTFGGNSLTGGEEVSVQN is encoded by the coding sequence ATGGAGAGAGCGATTAACATGTCCGTCGTCAAACTTCCGAGCAAAAACACAGCAGCAGCCATCCTCGTCGTTATCGTGCTGACAGCCGGCATCGGCGTCTACAGCAGGCGCGAGACGCTTTTCGCCGAGAAAGAAAAGGGGGAATCCGCGCCCGCCGGCGTGATAGTGAAGACCGAAAAAATCGCCGCAGATAAAACGATATCCGACAAGATCGTGCAGAACATGTCGATCGAAGCGGAAAAGCGCGTGAAGCTCCTGCCACGCGTCACGGGCAGATTGCTTTCGCTCTCGGTGAAGACCGGCGACAGCGTGCGCAGGGGGCAGCAGCTCGGCGTGCTCGAGCACGAGCAGCAGGACGCGCTGATACTTTCAACCGCCGCGCAGGCCGCTTCGGCGCGCGCCGACAGCGAAAAGGCCAGGGCGCAGATGCAGAACGCTAAGACGAACGTCGAACGCTACCGCAGGCTCGAAAAGGAGGGCTTCAGCACGCAGCAGCAGCTCGACGCGATGGAGACCGAATACGCGAGCGCTGCTGCGGCGTACAGCGCCGCGCGCGCTAAAGAACGCCAATATGCGGCCGAATCCGCGCGCGTCGCTTCCGCGAAAGACGACTACATAATCCGCGCGCCGATGGACGGCGTAGTCCTCGACGACTACAGCCTGACCGCCGGCGCGATGATATCGCCGTCGTCGCCGGTGCTCGACATCGCCGACCTGCGCAGGCTGAAGGCGACGCTGAAAGTGCCGGAAGCGAAAATATTTTCCGTCAAACCGGGCATGCCGGTGCAGCTGCGCTTCGACGCTCTACCCGGCGAGACCTTCGAAGGCAGCGTCTCGCGAATCGACCAATATGTAGATCCCGAGACGCGCACGAGCAGCGTCGAGATATCGCTCGACAACGAGAGACAGGCGGGCGGCAGGCTGCGCCCCGGAATGTTCGGCGACGCCGCGATAATAGAAAGAGAATACAGGAACGCCGTCACAGTGCCGGAGGGGGCGCTTCACAGCGGCGACGGCGGCAGCTATCTCTTCGTCGTGAAGGAAGGCAGGGCCGAAATGCGCGAAGTCGTCGCCGGCGTGAGGGAGGGCGCGCGCGTTCAGATAACGAAGGGGCTTGCGCCGGGCGAGGAAGTCGTCACCTTCGGGGGCAACAGCCTGACCGGCGGCGAAGAGGTCTCGGTGCAGAACTGA
- a CDS encoding TolC family protein produces the protein MKMKKCLAAALAAFALCSAAQAERTPLCIGEALRITLENNAELKSLRQELAKADAFKIKADGTLLPSLSFSAAADAQREPQTADGSERSSGRSAAVSLEQEIYSGGKNSAMRAQAPQLKTIAEMAIADAENGAAGELYARFYNVSLKKKQIEAEEAAVATSELHLKQVKKMAELGLANKLEVMRAGQQLAENSADLATARGLYENALISLMNYMGIEPREAREVSGDLYEPAVSGDKAASLLLAQRFRADRKRLEEQIRYQENQIKIERSAMLPKVTAGLSSGWSNPYRQRDESGDTWRAQISLAVPIFDRNAARSTVISAKAVQEQNRIALEQKELDIKSEVESAWSDITTSRKSMRAQEKALELAKETLRLAEVGYREGVTPQLDLLDAQSGLTLAQLEYNRALYNCLIASVALKVTEGTISEWNGESD, from the coding sequence ATGAAGATGAAAAAATGTCTCGCGGCCGCGCTCGCGGCCTTCGCGCTCTGCTCCGCCGCGCAGGCGGAGCGCACGCCGCTTTGCATCGGCGAGGCGCTGCGGATCACGCTCGAAAACAACGCCGAATTGAAAAGCCTAAGGCAGGAGCTCGCCAAGGCCGACGCCTTCAAAATAAAGGCCGACGGCACGCTGCTGCCGTCCCTGTCGTTTTCCGCCGCGGCCGACGCGCAGCGCGAGCCTCAAACAGCGGACGGCTCGGAGAGAAGCAGCGGCAGGAGCGCGGCGGTCTCGCTCGAACAGGAGATATACTCCGGCGGCAAAAACAGCGCGATGCGCGCTCAGGCGCCTCAGCTGAAGACGATCGCCGAGATGGCCATAGCCGACGCCGAAAACGGTGCGGCAGGTGAGCTTTACGCGAGATTCTACAACGTCTCTCTGAAGAAAAAGCAGATAGAGGCCGAAGAGGCCGCGGTGGCGACGTCGGAGCTGCATCTGAAGCAGGTCAAGAAAATGGCGGAGCTCGGCCTCGCGAACAAGCTTGAAGTGATGCGCGCCGGCCAGCAGCTCGCGGAAAATTCGGCAGACCTCGCGACGGCGCGCGGGCTTTACGAAAACGCGCTGATCTCTCTGATGAACTACATGGGGATAGAGCCGCGGGAGGCGCGCGAAGTTTCCGGCGACCTCTACGAGCCGGCCGTCTCGGGAGACAAGGCGGCGTCGCTTTTGCTCGCGCAGCGCTTCCGCGCCGACAGGAAACGCCTTGAGGAGCAGATCCGCTATCAGGAAAACCAGATAAAGATCGAAAGAAGCGCGATGCTGCCGAAGGTCACAGCGGGACTCTCAAGCGGCTGGTCCAACCCCTACCGCCAGAGGGACGAGAGCGGCGACACGTGGCGCGCGCAGATATCCCTCGCCGTGCCCATTTTCGACAGAAACGCCGCGCGCAGCACCGTGATCTCGGCAAAAGCCGTGCAGGAGCAGAACAGAATAGCGCTCGAACAAAAGGAGCTCGATATAAAATCCGAAGTCGAGAGCGCGTGGAGCGACATAACGACGAGCCGCAAGAGCATGAGGGCGCAGGAAAAAGCCCTCGAACTCGCGAAGGAGACGCTGCGTCTCGCCGAAGTCGGCTACCGCGAAGGGGTCACGCCGCAGCTCGACCTGCTCGACGCGCAGTCCGGGCTCACGCTCGCGCAGCTCGAATACAACCGCGCGCTTTACAACTGCCTAATCGCCTCCGTCGCGCTCAAGGTGACGGAGGGGACGATCTCTGAATGGAATGGAGAGAGCGATTAA
- a CDS encoding efflux RND transporter permease subunit — protein sequence MKITELSLRRPVTVLILTIATVVFGVYSYRHLGVERMPNVEFPIVVVRTAMEGASPAIIDNDVTDVLEARINTIEGIKNLSSSSYEGRSVIVVEFELDRNVDFAAADVRGKVSMATNSLPDDCDDPQVDKFDPSDRPIMNIAVKNDGRADMKALSRFVDKIVTERLQTVRGVGGVQLAGFRDREMRVWLRPKDLENYRLTTKDIKNAIYNKHVELPAGRVETGTREYGIRIEGEYSSAAELEYLPVAVRNGAVIRLRDVARIEDGFEDKRSGSLYEGRPTIMVMIRKQKGANEVFLSRLVRERVGELNKIAPPGANLVVVADNAKFIVNSMNGVFWDIVASICLTSIIMFLFLRTIRATFVAVITIPVCLLGSMSVLYWMGITINNMSMMGLSLAVGMVVDATTVVMENISRHKEGGKSAFRAAEDGTGEVAFAVLAGAATTLAVFVPVAFMGGMMGRFFNSFGVTVATTISISLLISLTLTPFLCSRILGRGREPSPLQRRMEYPFLWLESRYRAALGFAVRHRKSVMGAALGLFILGIAFASSLGTEFFPSEDQGRLRVQVELPADTALEVTEQVTKEMVDMIQQDDAVAYTYGVVGSGAGEEIYKSTLNIELIDRHLRPRAAVVMKRLREKLVRFRDADIKMGTWGGSDITLVIQGPTSEALADLGELIKKDLAEHARGLVDITTDLQMKKPRINLALNRALADDLNISIRDLSDEMLTWFAGDKSGSFNEGGYRYDITIRAEKEGRDDPEKVLKTLITTKGGKTIPAEGIVKSSIGNAPNVIKRYNRQRSLQIGANVEGISPGDGIKIMEEVFRKYAPQDGTYSMVPAGDSEHMKESFGYMSTALVFAIILVYMVMAIQFESFVHPFTVMFSLPLMTAGSFGLLALTGLRLSVMSFMGIILLVGVVVNNAILLVDFINQLRAAGDDKVAAVVKAGPLRLRAILMTTVSTMMGSLPVALALSEGGETRQPMSVAVIGGLFTSTLLTLFVIPVVYLILDDAMDWSRVRLRRYSAYRRLKRQGGGVR from the coding sequence ATGAAAATTACCGAGCTGTCCCTGCGACGCCCCGTCACGGTCCTTATACTAACGATCGCCACTGTGGTGTTCGGCGTTTATTCATACAGGCATCTCGGCGTCGAGCGCATGCCGAACGTCGAATTCCCCATCGTCGTCGTGCGCACGGCGATGGAGGGCGCGAGCCCCGCGATCATCGACAACGACGTTACCGACGTGCTCGAGGCGCGCATAAATACGATAGAGGGAATCAAAAATCTGAGTTCGAGCAGCTACGAGGGGCGCTCCGTGATAGTCGTCGAGTTCGAGCTCGACAGAAACGTCGACTTCGCGGCGGCCGACGTGCGCGGCAAGGTCAGCATGGCGACGAACAGCCTTCCCGACGACTGCGACGATCCGCAGGTCGACAAATTCGACCCCTCTGACCGTCCGATAATGAACATCGCCGTCAAAAACGACGGGCGCGCCGATATGAAAGCTCTGTCGCGCTTCGTCGACAAGATCGTCACCGAGCGCCTGCAGACGGTCAGGGGCGTCGGCGGCGTCCAGCTGGCCGGCTTCCGCGACCGCGAGATGCGCGTCTGGCTGAGGCCGAAGGACCTCGAAAATTACCGGCTGACGACTAAGGACATCAAGAACGCGATATACAACAAACACGTCGAACTTCCGGCGGGGAGGGTCGAGACCGGCACGCGGGAGTACGGCATAAGAATCGAAGGGGAATACTCCTCGGCCGCGGAGCTCGAATATCTGCCGGTCGCGGTGAGGAACGGCGCGGTGATACGGCTGCGCGACGTCGCGCGCATAGAGGACGGCTTCGAGGACAAGCGCAGCGGCTCGCTCTACGAGGGCAGGCCGACGATAATGGTCATGATACGCAAGCAGAAGGGCGCGAACGAAGTCTTCCTCTCGCGCCTCGTCAGGGAAAGGGTCGGGGAGCTGAACAAAATAGCGCCGCCGGGCGCGAATCTCGTCGTCGTGGCGGACAACGCGAAATTCATCGTCAATTCGATGAACGGCGTCTTCTGGGACATCGTCGCTTCCATATGCCTCACCTCAATAATCATGTTCCTCTTCCTGCGCACGATTCGCGCGACCTTCGTCGCGGTCATCACGATACCCGTCTGCCTGCTCGGCAGCATGTCGGTGCTCTACTGGATGGGCATCACGATAAACAACATGTCGATGATGGGGCTGTCGCTCGCGGTCGGCATGGTCGTCGACGCGACCACAGTCGTCATGGAAAACATCTCGCGCCACAAGGAGGGCGGAAAGAGCGCCTTCCGCGCCGCCGAGGACGGCACGGGAGAGGTCGCCTTCGCGGTGCTGGCGGGGGCCGCGACGACCCTTGCGGTTTTCGTGCCCGTCGCCTTCATGGGCGGCATGATGGGGCGCTTCTTCAACTCCTTCGGCGTCACCGTCGCGACGACGATCTCCATCTCTCTGCTGATCTCTCTGACTCTGACGCCTTTCCTCTGTTCGCGCATCCTCGGCCGCGGCAGAGAGCCTTCGCCGCTTCAGCGCAGGATGGAGTATCCCTTCCTCTGGCTTGAGTCGCGCTACCGCGCGGCGCTCGGCTTCGCGGTCCGTCACAGAAAGAGCGTGATGGGCGCAGCGCTCGGGCTGTTTATACTCGGCATCGCCTTCGCCTCGTCGCTCGGCACCGAGTTCTTCCCCAGCGAGGACCAAGGACGCCTGCGCGTACAAGTCGAGCTGCCGGCCGACACCGCGCTCGAAGTCACGGAGCAGGTCACGAAGGAAATGGTCGATATGATTCAGCAGGACGACGCCGTCGCCTACACCTACGGGGTAGTGGGCAGCGGCGCCGGCGAAGAGATTTACAAGTCCACGCTGAATATAGAACTGATAGACAGGCATCTGCGCCCGCGCGCCGCCGTAGTCATGAAGAGGCTGCGCGAAAAGCTCGTGCGCTTCCGCGACGCCGACATAAAGATGGGGACGTGGGGCGGCTCCGACATCACGCTCGTCATACAGGGGCCGACGAGCGAAGCCCTCGCCGATCTCGGGGAGCTGATCAAAAAAGATCTCGCCGAACATGCGCGCGGGCTCGTAGACATAACGACGGACCTTCAGATGAAAAAGCCGCGCATAAACCTTGCGCTGAACCGCGCGTTGGCCGACGACCTCAACATAAGCATACGCGACCTGTCGGACGAGATGCTGACCTGGTTCGCCGGAGACAAGAGCGGCTCCTTCAACGAGGGCGGCTACCGCTACGACATAACGATACGCGCCGAGAAGGAGGGGCGCGACGATCCGGAAAAGGTTTTAAAGACTCTCATCACGACTAAGGGCGGCAAGACGATCCCCGCCGAGGGAATCGTGAAAAGCTCCATCGGCAACGCTCCCAACGTTATAAAGAGATACAACCGCCAGCGCTCGCTGCAGATAGGGGCGAACGTGGAGGGGATATCCCCCGGCGACGGGATAAAAATAATGGAGGAAGTCTTCAGAAAGTACGCGCCGCAGGACGGAACATACAGCATGGTGCCGGCCGGCGACTCCGAGCATATGAAGGAGAGCTTCGGCTACATGAGCACCGCGCTCGTCTTCGCGATAATCCTCGTCTACATGGTGATGGCGATACAGTTCGAATCGTTCGTCCATCCCTTCACGGTGATGTTCTCCCTGCCTCTGATGACGGCCGGCTCCTTCGGCCTGCTCGCGCTGACGGGGCTGCGCCTTTCGGTGATGAGCTTCATGGGCATCATCCTTTTGGTCGGGGTCGTCGTCAACAACGCGATATTGCTGGTAGACTTCATCAACCAGCTGCGCGCCGCCGGCGACGACAAGGTTGCGGCGGTCGTCAAGGCCGGGCCGCTGCGCCTGCGCGCCATACTTATGACGACGGTCTCGACGATGATGGGCTCGCTGCCCGTCGCGCTCGCGCTCTCGGAGGGAGGCGAGACGAGGCAGCCGATGTCCGTCGCGGTCATAGGAGGGCTCTTCACGTCGACGCTGCTGACGCTCTTCGTCATCCCGGTCGTCTATCTGATACTCGACGACGCAATGGACTGGTCGCGCGTCAGGCTGCGCCGCTACAGCGCATACAGGAGACTGAAACGACAGGGGGGAGGCGTCAGATGA
- the malQ gene encoding 4-alpha-glucanotransferase, translating into MAGIRRSGVLMHISSLPGRFGCGDLGEGARAFARFLSGAGFSLWQTLPLSPTDPALGDSPYSSPSAFAGNYLFVSPELLREEGLISREEEERFKTASERRADFGRASSCRKELLRAAWENFREARGRFAEMRADFERFLSEEDFWLADYALFRVLKEENCGRCWARWPRGFAFRDEAALAEFARRRGGEILFVKFAQFLFYRQLSALSDCCARLGVTLFGDMPIYVAWDSADVWANRELFDLNEDGTLRGKAGVPPDYFSKTGQLWGNPLYNWDAMKRDGFRWWRARMSHTLKHCGAVRIDHFRGLCAYWEVPADGETAAQGSWRPALGREMLSALRADVGAAELPLVAEDLGVITDDVRALMEDFALPGMKVLMFAFGGGADNPYLPHNLPRRSVVYTGTHDNDTVRGWWKEGASEAEKKNFTAYTGAEITEENAARAMARMALSSTADTAVIPMQDILGLGSECRMNTPSLKNGSWRWRLLPGELDEAAEIGRLYREMNAIYGRCE; encoded by the coding sequence TTGGCTGGCATACGCAGGAGCGGGGTTCTTATGCATATATCGTCGCTGCCGGGGCGTTTCGGCTGCGGAGACTTAGGCGAAGGCGCGCGGGCTTTCGCGCGCTTCCTCAGCGGCGCCGGCTTCTCGCTCTGGCAGACACTGCCTCTCTCTCCGACCGATCCCGCGCTCGGCGATTCACCGTACAGCTCGCCCTCCGCCTTCGCGGGGAATTATCTCTTCGTCAGCCCCGAGCTGCTGCGCGAAGAGGGGCTGATCTCGCGCGAAGAGGAGGAAAGATTCAAGACCGCTTCAGAAAGGCGCGCCGATTTCGGACGAGCCTCTTCCTGCCGGAAGGAGCTGCTGCGGGCGGCGTGGGAAAATTTCCGCGAAGCGCGCGGACGCTTCGCGGAAATGCGAGCCGACTTCGAGCGCTTCCTGTCGGAAGAAGACTTCTGGCTTGCGGATTACGCGCTCTTCCGCGTTCTGAAAGAAGAAAATTGCGGTAGATGCTGGGCGCGGTGGCCGCGCGGTTTCGCCTTCCGCGACGAGGCGGCGCTTGCGGAGTTCGCGCGGCGGCGCGGCGGAGAAATACTTTTCGTAAAGTTCGCGCAGTTCCTCTTTTACAGGCAGCTCTCGGCGCTTTCCGACTGCTGTGCGCGGCTCGGCGTGACCCTCTTCGGCGATATGCCGATATACGTCGCGTGGGACAGCGCCGACGTCTGGGCGAACCGCGAGCTCTTCGATCTGAACGAGGATGGGACGCTTCGCGGCAAGGCGGGCGTACCGCCGGATTATTTCAGCAAGACAGGGCAGCTGTGGGGCAATCCGCTCTATAACTGGGACGCTATGAAGCGCGACGGCTTCCGCTGGTGGCGCGCGCGCATGTCGCATACGCTGAAGCACTGCGGCGCTGTGCGGATAGACCACTTCCGCGGCCTATGCGCGTACTGGGAGGTCCCCGCCGACGGAGAGACCGCGGCGCAGGGCAGCTGGCGTCCGGCGCTCGGGCGCGAAATGCTCTCCGCCTTACGCGCCGACGTCGGCGCGGCGGAGCTGCCGCTCGTAGCCGAGGACCTCGGGGTCATCACCGACGACGTGCGCGCGCTGATGGAAGATTTCGCGCTGCCCGGCATGAAGGTGCTGATGTTCGCCTTCGGCGGCGGCGCGGACAACCCCTATCTGCCGCACAACCTCCCGCGGCGTTCGGTGGTCTACACGGGCACGCACGACAACGACACGGTGCGCGGCTGGTGGAAAGAGGGCGCGTCGGAGGCGGAGAAAAAAAATTTCACCGCCTACACGGGCGCGGAGATAACGGAAGAAAACGCCGCGCGCGCAATGGCGCGCATGGCGCTGTCGTCGACGGCCGACACCGCGGTGATACCGATGCAGGACATACTCGGGCTCGGCTCGGAGTGCCGGATGAACACCCCGTCGCTCAAGAACGGGAGCTGGCGCTGGCGCCTGCTGCCGGGCGAGCTTGACGAGGCGGCCGAGATCGGACGCCTTTACAGGGAAATGAACGCTATCTATGGACGCTGTGAATAG